The window CGAGCGTACTCCATACAACGCGTCGTGCGACCTCGCGCCCCTTGTCCGGCACCTCCTCTTCGTCCCAGCCAGCGACTGTGCGACGATGCCATGGCATCCCACTCAGCCATCTAAGCTCATACTCGTACAGCAGCCGCCAATTCGGCCGCGGCTCAGACCAGACCCTCACTCCTGCGGTAGTAAATATAGCAGACGGCGGAAGCACGACGAAAGGAAGGGATGGGTATGCGGCAACGAAGGCTCTCGGTTCAGACCTGGCCAAAATGCGAGCAGCAGATCCCAAAAAGTCGTGAGGCGGACAAATAAAAAAAGAAAGTGGTAGACGTGTCGTTAAAATGCCATCCCATTACATCATGCCGTTGACCGTGGCCGGCTGACTGATTGTCATGGGCATGCTGAGCGTTTGCATGCTGTTGAACGTCTGGGTTTGGTTCATGCCGTTCCCGCCGTGGGGGTTCATGGGGTCGGCAGCCGTGTGAAGGGTCGAGTTGAGCGACCCGGTAACGTAGGCCATTTCCGAGTTGGGTGAGGCATCTTCGACGGAGCCGATGTGGTCCTCGCCAGACagttcctcctcgtcggccgacagaacgagcgagccgtcgccgccgtcctcgcggcTGTGGGTGCGCTTATGCCTAGACGCAAACGCAAGTTAGCCATTGCTGCAACGCACAACAGGCCGCTCGGCAACCGAGAGGGCTAGCCGCATCATCGCGCGGCACGCGACGGCGCGGCAGCACAGGAAAGAAACCACAAACCGGCCACGGGCCGATtggggagaggggggaggcATACTGTGCAAGGTTGTCTGATCGGGAGAATGCTTTGCTGCAGTGCGGGCAGACGTAGGGCTTTTCTTGCGTGTGTGTCCTCACATGTCTATGGATTCGGTCAGATTTAGGCCCGTCAGGTGTTGGTCGACAAAGAAAGACTCGATTGTTCTTACCGCTTCAGGTGCTCCAAACGCTTGAAGAGCCGGCCGCAGGTCGGGATCGGGCAGGAGTGAGATTTGTGGGGGTAAGGACCAAGCTCCAGGAGGGTAGCGGACCGAGCACGACGGACGACGCTATTCGCGCCGGACATGTTCCGGTTATGGCCCTTCAtgtggccgtcgccggaCATGTCTTCGGCCGATAGCTGGGCGTAGTCGGGATGCAGGGCCATCGGGTTGAGGGCAgggctgccgtcgaggggGGTTCCGTGTCGGGAGACGTCGACCATCTCCtggtggtgctgctgctgctggctggTGGCGACGGAAGCGCCGGGGGCGGTGAAGGACAAGCCGGGAGCCGCGTCCATCGGCTCATTGCCCTCGGGCACGGGCCCGACCGAGGCGGGCACCGATCTCCGCAGATCGGAAGGGCGATGGGGTGCCGACAGGTTCGAGCCTGGCGCGCCAGCCATGGCCGACATGGACGGCGGGATGGaggagcgccgccgccgctgcttgTACGTGGGCGAAccctcgatgacggcgtaGGCGTTGCCGGCGCCAAACGGACGGGCGAACTGAGAGCCGCCCATGTTGGAGGGAGGgagctggacgacgccgttgaggCCGTTCATGCCGGACATGTGGTCGGGGATGGCCGAGTACAGGCCCGTCTCCTCGTTCGCGATGTAGGCCGGctcgccggccatggccagggCTTGCTGCGGAGGGGTGATGGGTTCGAACGAGATGCCCCGGTTGCTGTAGTCTTCGTACTGCGACGAGACGAAGGAGGGGGCGGGCGAATACTCGAGGCCGTAGGCCGGCATTGACGTGTGCCGCTGATGCCCCTGGCTGATGGGCACGCCGTTCTGG of the Drechmeria coniospora strain ARSEF 6962 chromosome 01, whole genome shotgun sequence genome contains:
- a CDS encoding transcription factor Fst12, which gives rise to MYPQQAAMAPQKPETFMLSTEAQQALPHDAQVALQQVDNLKYFLISAPVDWQADQYIRRFLLPTGEYVSCVLWNNLFHISGTDIVRCLSFRFQAFGRPVKNSKKFEEGIFSDLRNLKSGTDASLEEPKSAFLDFLYKNNCIRTQKKQKVFYWYSVPHDRLFLDALERDLKREKMGQEATTVAVSEPAMSFQYDSSQSLYEQLTKTQQANSSSFNAQRPSYPQSQSTSPVMRSMDSMPPPSIMPQSMPLSDGMDPMASYDSMPMAAAVPQQVQQIKRDQDFSRVQYNQNGVPISQGHQRHTSMPAYGLEYSPAPSFVSSQYEDYSNRGISFEPITPPQQALAMAGEPAYIANEETGLYSAIPDHMSGMNGLNGVVQLPPSNMGGSQFARPFGAGNAYAVIEGSPTYKQRRRRSSIPPSMSAMAGAPGSNLSAPHRPSDLRRSVPASVGPVPEGNEPMDAAPGLSFTAPGASVATSQQQQHHQEMVDVSRHGTPLDGSPALNPMALHPDYAQLSAEDMSGDGHMKGHNRNMSGANSVVRRARSATLLELGPYPHKSHSCPIPTCGRLFKRLEHLKRHVRTHTQEKPYVCPHCSKAFSRSDNLAQHKRTHSREDGGDGSLVLSADEEELSGEDHIGSVEDASPNSEMAYVTGSLNSTLHTAADPMNPHGGNGMNQTQTFNSMQTLSMPMTISQPATVNGMM